Proteins encoded by one window of Enterococcus faecalis:
- a CDS encoding WxL domain-containing protein, with product MKKTKVMTLMATTTLGALALVPMSALAVDGGEYQTNGAIQFAPNTNPTNPVDPTNPDPDKPITPVDPTDPTGPKPGTAGPLSIDYASSLSFGEQTITSKNMTYYAETQKYKDNAGADQEGPNFVQVSDNRGTETGWTLKVKQNGQFKTEANQELTAAKVTLSNGRVVSASQSAKPTTAPATIELNPTGAESVVMAAGDKEGAGTYLMSWGDSVDAAKTSISLEVPGSTTKYAKKYTTTFTWTLTDTPANTGN from the coding sequence ATGAAAAAGACAAAAGTAATGACATTGATGGCAACCACAACTTTAGGCGCATTGGCACTTGTACCAATGAGTGCATTAGCAGTCGACGGTGGTGAATACCAAACAAACGGAGCGATTCAATTTGCACCAAATACGAACCCAACGAATCCAGTTGATCCGACGAATCCAGATCCGGATAAACCAATTACGCCAGTTGATCCAACTGATCCGACAGGGCCTAAGCCAGGGACAGCAGGTCCGTTATCCATTGACTATGCATCTAGCTTATCTTTTGGGGAACAAACGATTACCTCAAAAAATATGACCTACTATGCAGAAACACAAAAATACAAAGATAATGCTGGTGCCGACCAAGAAGGCCCGAACTTTGTTCAAGTCTCAGATAATCGTGGGACTGAAACAGGTTGGACGCTAAAAGTAAAACAAAATGGTCAATTCAAAACTGAAGCCAATCAAGAACTAACAGCGGCCAAAGTAACTTTAAGCAACGGACGCGTGGTTTCAGCTTCACAATCTGCAAAACCAACGACAGCGCCAGCTACGATTGAATTAAACCCAACTGGGGCTGAATCAGTGGTCATGGCTGCTGGCGATAAAGAAGGTGCGGGTACGTACTTAATGAGCTGGGGCGATAGTGTAGATGCCGCTAAAACAAGTATTTCATTAGAAGTACCTGGTTCAACCACAAAATATGCGAAAAAATACACGACAACTTTTACTTGGACTTTGACAGATACACCTGCTAACACAGGAAACTAA